TCTTCCTTCATGATAGCCAACACCACCTTCTGCGAAGGCGCAGTGGCAAAACCGAGCATTGTCAATGCAGCCACAGCCTCTTCCATCACTTCCGCGTTGGCGGCTTGCAGCAACATGCCACCCGCACCGGCAACGCCGCCCGCGGCAGACATTCCCATCGTCTTAATCTTGTCTTTCAGGTCGACAATCACACGCTGCGCAGTCTTCAGACCGATACCTTTCACCGTTTTCAGCATATTCGCGTTTTCGGTGCTGATTACATTCACCAGTTCGGCAGGCGAAAGGGCGGAAAGAATCATACGTGCCGTATTCCCGCCGATGCCCGAAACAGAAATCAGCAACAGGAAAATCTCCCGCTCCTGCTTCTCGGCAAAGCCATACAACACATACGCATCCTCACGAATCGCCTCATAAATATACAACTTACAAGTTTTCTTTCCCTGAATAGCCGAATAGGTATTCAAGGATATATTGGCGGCATACCCCACCCCGTTACAGTCGATTACCGCGGTTGCCGGACTGAGTTCGGCAAGCTCGCCTCTAATATATTCTATCATAATGGGAACAAAGATAAAACTTTCCCGCCACAGATTATCCCGTTTTCTACAGATTATTCGTTTTAAGAGTCCGGCAGTTAAAATCTGACGCACGAACGAGGTGTATTCCATGCAATCCATAGCGAATCTAAAAAAAAATAAAAATAATGCAGCCCGTAAACAATCCTTCCTAATAATTTGTTTACTTTTGTGGCAGAAATAAAGAAAAATGTTCATATAAAACCAAGAAAAGAATGAAAAAAGTAAGAGCCGCCATCGTCGGTTATGGCAACATTGGACACTACGTACTTGAAGCGCTACAAGCAGCGCCTGATTTCGAAATAGCCGGAGTCGTTCGTCGCGCAGGAGCAGAGAACAAACCGGAAGAGTTGGCAAACTACGCAGTAGTAAAGGACATTAAAGAGCTGGAAGGCGTAGACGTGGCAATCCTTTGCACGCCCACCCGCAGCGTTGAGAAATATGCAAAAGAATACCTGGCTATGGGCATCAATACCGTAGACAGTTTCGATATCCACACCGGCATCGTCGACTTGCGCCGCACACTGGACGCAGCAGCCAAGGAACACAAAGCCGTATCCATCATCTCCGCAGGCTGGGACCCGGGAAGTGACTCCATCGTGCGTACGATGCTCGAAGCGATTGCCCCGAAAGGCATCACCTACACCAACTTCGGTCCGGGCATGAGCATGGGACACACCGTAGCCGTGAAAGCCGTCGACGGAGTGAAAGCCGCCCTTTCCATGACCATCCCCACCGGTACGGGAATCCACCGCCGCATGGTGTACATCGAACTGAAAGACGGATACAAGTTTGAGGAAGTGGCCGCCGCCATCAAGGCAGACCCTTACTTCGTGAATGACGAGACGCACGTGAAACTCGTTCCGAGCGTAGACGCGCTGCTCGATATGGGACACGGTGTAAATCTCACTCGCAAAGGCGTATCGGGAAAAACGCAGAACCAGTTGTTCGAATTTAATATGCGCATCAACAATCCCGCACTGACCGCACAGGTATTGGTATGCGTGGCACGCGCTTCGATGAAACAACAGCCGGGATGCTACACTATGGTGGAAGTTCCGGTCATCGACCTTCTTCCGGGCGACCGTGAAGAATGGATCGGACACTTAGTATAATATTTTATCCATCCGATAAATAAAAAATAGAGAAAGGAGTACTGCCTTTCTCTATTTTTTTTATCTTTGTGGGAATAGTACTAAAAAAACACACTAACAATGGGAAAACTATTCATTCTCTGCGCATTACTATTCCAAGCCCTGTCGCCCGTTTACTCGCAACAAACAGACACAGACGTCATCAACCCCAGTATGAAATACGGCAAACCCACTATGGAAGAGCTGAAGATGACCACCTACGCACCGGACACTGCGGCAACCGCCGTCGTACTGTACGCCAAAAACAACGCCCGCTACGACCTGCTGAACAATGACTTCCGGCTCGTGTACACCTACGAGATAAAAATAAAGGTACTGAAATCCGAAGGCACGTCCTATGCGGACATCATCATACCTTATTACTCTAAAGAAAGAGCAGGCGGCAACATGAAAGAAAACATCACCCAGCTCGACGCTTCCGCCTACAACCTCGAAGACGGCAAGATAATACGCACCAAGATGAAGCGCGACCTCGTCTTCGAAGAAAGGCTCAACAAGAACTATATGCAGATAAAGTTCTCCATCCCCGCCGTCCGTGAGGGAACCGTATTCGAGTACAAATACCAACTCAACTCCGACTTCTATTACAGCATCAACCACTGGGAAGCGCAGAGAAGCATCCCCGTCATCCACACGCAATATGACATCACCATCCCCGAATATTTCCTGTTCAACCTCGACATGAGAGGCTCACATTCACTGAACATGAAAGACCAGTCGGAAAGCCTTTCCTACACGCTCCACTACCAAAACGGCCAAGTGGAACAGCTCCTCTGCAGCGGACGCCACCTGAGCTTTACCGGCAAGCAACTGCCCGCTCTCCGCCCCGACAAATACGTATGGTGCGCGGACGATTACATGAGTGGTGTCGGCTTCGAACTGCGTGGAATCAACTTCCCCGGCTCACTCTACAAATCGTTCACCAACACCTGGGAGACTATCGACAAGATGCTGCTCGAAGACGAGGACTTCGGCTCCCTGCTCAAAATGCGTAATCCCTACCGCGACGAAATGGCTGCACTGGCGCTCGACAAACTGACCGACAGGCAGGACAAGATTGCCGCCATCTACACCTTCCTCAAAAAGAAAATGTCATGGAACGGTCAATACAGACTTTACGGCAGCGAAGTGAGAAAAGCGATAAAGAACGGAACCGGCAACAACGCGGACATCAACTTCGTACTCATGAGCATGCTGCATGACGCGCAGATTCCCTGCTATCCGGCCGTAATGAGCCGCAAGACGTTGGGGATTCTTCCACTCTCGCACCCTTCCATCCAGAAGCTGAACACGTTCGTAGTCGGCATAGCGGATACGGACAGCACCTTCGTATTCCTCGACGGCTCCGTCACCAACGGATATATAAACACGCTGCCACCCGCATTGATGGTAGACCGCGCCCGTCTCCTCAGCAAAGCGGACGGGGGCAACTGGATAGACCTCAGCCAACTCGGCAAGAACCAAATCCGCTCGTCCATCAAAGCGCAGATTCATCCCGACGGACGAATAACGGGAACCCGCCAGACCGGATACACCGGACAGCACGCCGCCAACTTCCGCAGAAACTATCATACCGCCAAGGACAGCGCGGAATTTATCACCAAACTGGAAACGGAAGAAAACATCAAAGTGCAAACATTCTCAACCACAGGCGTGGACGCTTTCTCTTCCATCGTAAAGGAGAGTCTCGAATTTGAAAAGCAAGCGAACGTGAACGACAATCTGATTTACATCAACCCGATGATTTTCCTGCATGTCAGCAAATGTCCGTTCACCCAGGCCGAACGCCAACTGCCGCTGGAAATGCCTTATGCCGAACAAATCATTCAAGTGACCAACCTCACCATCCCCGAAGGATATACCGTCGACGAGCTGCCGGCTCCCTTGAATGCGTTTACGGAAGACAAACAGGGATTCTGCCGCTACCTCGTACATCAGAACGGCAACCAGCTTATCATCACCTACTCGTTCAGTTCCAACAAACTGATTTATCCCATCAGCGAATACAAGTTGGTGAAATCGTTCTGGGAACTGATTGCCGAAAAAAACAACGAAATATTAGTACTCAAGAAAATATAACCGCCGTAGCCGGCGTAGCGCCGGAGCAAGGTTTCCATTCGGTATATTAGTATTTTAGGCACGGATTACACGGATTACGCTGTTGCTTTATATAATCATATTTCTTAAAACCGTGAAATCCGTGTAATCCGTGCCTAATTTAAAATTATCATTCATGTGACATAGCACTCACAATGCTCAATCTTTATATATTATGAAACATCCCAATCAATCCAACTCTATAAAGCACTTCATAAAGAAAGTACCCGCCCTGTCTTATGTCGTTTTTTGCCTGAGCCTTCTGGCAACGCCCGCCCGCGCACAAGACACGATGAAGGATGCCAACTCCGTCGTCACGGACGCCCGGACAGAAATCCTCTGCAAGTCAATGACTCAATCCTTAGAAAAGGAAAGCCGGACTATCACCATACTCAACCGCAAAGGTCTGGAAGACGCCGCCTTCTATTGCGGATGCGACATGTTCCGCTCTCTGCAGAAATTCTCCGGAGAAATTATCAACGCTTCGGGACAGACCGTACGCAAGATAAAGAAATCCGACCTTCAAAAGAGCGAATACAGTTCCTCGCTCACCACAGACGATTATTTCTATTATTACGAGTGCAACTACCCTTCCTTCCCCTTCACGGTGAAGTACGAATGGGAAATGAAATGCAACAACGGGCTAATCGGTTACTCCACCTTCGTCCCGCAAACGAGCTTCAACCAAGGCGTAGAGAAAGCCGCCTACCGGATTGAACTTCCCGCCGGACAGGGATGCCGATACCGCGAACTGAACACACAGGGAAAAGGAATAGAAGCGAAAGAATCCACCGGCCCCGAAGGTCAGCAAGTGATAGAAGTCACCGCACACCAACTGTCTCCCATCCTCAGGGAACCTTTCGGCCCAAGCTCCGCCGAATTATTCCCCCGCGTCTATTTCGCCCCTTCCGCTTTCAAGTACGACAAATCCGAAGGAGACTTGAGCACCTGGCAAAAATACGGAGAATGGCAGTACCAACTGCTCGACGGACGCGACCAGCTCACCGACCCTTTCCGCGCCAAACTGCACGAGCTGACCGCCCACTGTTCCACCGACCGGGAGAAAGTGAAAGCCGTCTACAACTATCTCGCCAAGACTACCCGCTACGTCAGTATCCAGTTAGGCATCGGCGGCTTGCAGCCTATCGCCGCCGCGGACGTCTGCCGCACGGGGTTCGGCGACTGCAAAGGCTTGTCCAACTACACCCGTGCCATGCTGAAAGAGCTGGGTATTCCCTCTACTTATACAGTCATCAGCACCACCAACGAACGGCTGCTCCCCGACTATTCGAGCGCCAACCAGATGAACCATGTCATTCTGCAAGTCCCGCTTCCGCAGGATACGCTCTGGCTGGAATGTACCAATCCGCAGCTTCCTTTCGGCTACGTCCATCAGAGCATTGCCGGACACGACGCCCTATTGATAGAACCGGAAGGCGGCAGGATACACCGTCTGCCCACTTATCCCGATTCGCTGAATACGCAATGCATCGTCGCCGACGTCACCCTCTCCCCCACGGCGGAAGCGAAAATATCGGTCAACGAAGTGTCCCGCCTGTTCCAATACGAAGACGAAGCGGGCATCGTGTACCTTCAGCCCAACAAGCAGAAAGACCGCATCCGTGCGGACATCAACCTGTCTCAAGCTGATATTCTGAACCTTCAAATAAAGGAGTGCAAAGAGACAGCCCCGTCCATCACCTTCGACTATTCCGTCAACAGCAACCAATACGGACATAAGACGGGAAACCGCCTGTTCGTCCCCGCCAACATTTTCAGAAAGGGATTCAGCGTCCCTTCCGTCACGAAGCGCACGTATCCTATCCATATCAACTACGGCTATTCGGACACGGACAGTATCCGCATCCGCCTACCGGAAGGATATGCCATCGAAGGTCTTCCGAAACCGATTGACGTGACGAGCAAATTCGGGAGTTTCCACTCCAGTGTCGAGGTGAAGGACAAGGAGATACATATCGTTCATCGTTTATTCATGCCGAAAGGAATTTATGCTCCCGATGAATACGAGACATTCATCGGCTTCCGTAAACTGGTGGCAGGGCAATATGGTGGCAAAATCATTCTAAAAAAGGAATAAGTGGGATAATTCGTTACGGAAAATAAAGTATCTTTGCGACTCAATATTTCAAAAAAAGAGAACGTTGGAAAACAAAAGATACAATAATATAGAAGAATGGGCGAATACGCTCAGTCATGGGGTAGGCATCCTGTTGGGAGTCGTAGCCGGATATTTCTTGCTAGAAAAGGCTTCCGTGAATGTCGAAGCGCAATGGGCAGTGCCTTGCGTCATTGTCTATCTGGCAGGGATGCTTTCGTCTTATGTCAGTTCCACGTGGTATCACGGCAGTCGTCCGGGGAGAGTGAAAGAGTTGCTCCGCAAGTTCGACCACGGTGCTATCTATCTCCATATTGCAGGTACTTATACGCCTTTCACACTGCTCATACTACGGCATGCAGGCGGATGGGGATGGGGGATTTTCTCTTTTGTATGGCTGTCGGCTGTTGTCGGTTTCATTCTCAGCTTTAAAAAGCTGAAAGAACACAGCAATCTCGAAACGGTCTGTTATGTGGGGATGGGCGCTTCGATACTGGTCGCCTTGAAACCTTTACTGGACCAGTTGGAGATGGCAGGAGCCGCTCCCGCTTTCTGGTGGCTGATAGGCGGTGGAGTTTCTTATATTGTGGGAGCTGTATTCTACTCATTGCGCAAGCCTTATATGCATGCCACGTTCCACCTGTTCTGCCTGGGCGGGAGCATAGGACATATCATTGCAATCTGGCTGATTCTGTAACGAAACGTAGGGACAAAAAAAAGGCTATCTATCCCAGACAGCCAATCTTTGTTAACCTTAAATCTAATACTATGAAAAACACAGTACAAAGATACGGACTTTCGGCTTATCTCCAAATTTTCGGGGCAAAGCAGGATGATTTATAACACGGTTTAATAGAATACAGAGACTCGTTAACATTTAACGCTGTTAGGTTAAAAATTAACTAACCACTAAAATAATATTTGAGATAGAAATCTGTTTACTCCTAGATATACTCCAATAACGATTTATACATTTGTCTCGACTCTCTATTCACGTCATTCATTGTGAGATACTTAAAACCATTATTTTCATAGAATTTTATAGTTCGTTGAGTATTATCATTAATAGCATCTACAGTTATAAACTGACAGCCAGTCTTGTTTTTCCTAATAAAACTTTGTACTAATGACCTGATAAGAAAAGTACCAATACCTTGATCTTGAAAATCTTTATCCACGGCAAGTCTTCCTATTTTTGCTGCTGGATACATCTTTTGGTTTAAAAATCGTTCCCAAAAATCAAACTCAATTTTATCTCTACAACCTTCCATCTCATCAGCAAAATCCTGGCGATCTGATATCTTTAACAAATCATTGGCAAGGCTGTAATAAGCTATTATCCGATTTTCAGTTTCCAGCAACGTTGTCGTATAGCGAAGATACTTTAAGTATATTTTCGAATCAGCAAATAAAAAATCGTTCAAATCGGTATTCCCGCAATTGAACGACTTAAACTCATAATCTGTATTTAAGTGGGTTACTGTTACTTTTCCCTGTTTCAGCAACTCCCAAAAGTCAATAGAATGTTCCACCAGAAATCGATACTAACAAATTATAACTTTTTTCCATCTCTCTGATTTCCTTTTTCTTTGCAGCCTTTTCTTCGGGCGTAAGCTTCTTGGTAAGAGATTCCAAAAGTTCTTTTCTAAATCTTTTAGCATCCTCACCTTTTATAGTAGGAGTATTTTGAATCGGACGTGCCATTATTTGATTATCAGTATATTTATCTTATTGATGCTACAAATATACACACATACAATCACACATACAAACAGAGCATCATTAAATCCACCTTAAGCTATAACTATTTAACGAATCAGACCATTAATCCGTTAATTAGTTAACACATTAACAAATAAACAAACCTATCCGTTCAACCGTTATATATATTAGAGAAATATAAAACGCAAACCTATGGACTGGGAAAATTATCTGATAAAGCAGCTTCAATGGTCGGACACCATTATCAACCGTGAAGCGAAAGAACACGTAGCCCGCGAGATTGCCGCAATAGCCAAAAACGGGGAAACCATCGGAGCCGGTTCCGGCTCCACCGTCTACCTGACACTGTTCGAACTGGCACGGCGGATTCGCGAAGAGCACCTGCATATCGAAGTTATCCCCGCTTCCAAAGAAATCTCCATGACCTGCATACAGCTAGGTATCCCCCAAACCACCCTCTGGAACAAACGTCCCGACTGGACTTTCGACGGAGCGGACGAAGTAGACCCGCAGCAGAACCTGATAAAAGGTCGTGGCGGAGCCATGTTCAAAGAGAAACTGCTCATCCGGAGCAGCCGTAAGACATTCATCATCATCGACCCCGGCAAACGGGTCGACCGGCTGGGAAGCAAATTCCCCGTTCCCGTGGAAATCTTTCCCGATTCACTGGCTTATGCAGAAAGCGAACTGCAACGCTTAGGCGCATCGGAAATCATTCTCCGTCCCGCCCACGGAAAGGACGGGCCAATCTTTACAGAAAACGGAAACTTCATCCTCGACACCCGCTTCAGCTCCATTGACGATTCCCTCGAAGAACGGCTGAAGAAAATCACCGGCGTCATAGAAAGCGGACTGTTCATAGGTTATGACATTGAGGTTATCGTGGCGAAATAAAAATCGCCTACCAGCCACCCATCTAAAAAACAGAGTTTTTTTAGTCCTTTCCTTAAGAGCAAAATAGAGAACTTCCCACAAAAGTATTTTCTTAAAAGTTTTCCGTTTTGGAAAACTTTCTGTATCAGAGAGAAAGAAAAGTTTCCCAAAATTTAATGTTAAAAGCTAACCGGGGTATTGGATTATCTTCTATCTTTGTACCCGTTTTCGGAGCTAAAAAGAGGTTTAGTCAATGAGGGAA
The DNA window shown above is from Bacteroides faecium and carries:
- the ruvA gene encoding Holliday junction branch migration protein RuvA gives rise to the protein MIEYIRGELAELSPATAVIDCNGVGYAANISLNTYSAIQGKKTCKLYIYEAIREDAYVLYGFAEKQEREIFLLLISVSGIGGNTARMILSALSPAELVNVISTENANMLKTVKGIGLKTAQRVIVDLKDKIKTMGMSAAGGVAGAGGMLLQAANAEVMEEAVAALTMLGFATAPSQKVVLAIMKEEPDAPVEKVIKLALKRL
- a CDS encoding diaminopimelate dehydrogenase, which encodes MKKVRAAIVGYGNIGHYVLEALQAAPDFEIAGVVRRAGAENKPEELANYAVVKDIKELEGVDVAILCTPTRSVEKYAKEYLAMGINTVDSFDIHTGIVDLRRTLDAAAKEHKAVSIISAGWDPGSDSIVRTMLEAIAPKGITYTNFGPGMSMGHTVAVKAVDGVKAALSMTIPTGTGIHRRMVYIELKDGYKFEEVAAAIKADPYFVNDETHVKLVPSVDALLDMGHGVNLTRKGVSGKTQNQLFEFNMRINNPALTAQVLVCVARASMKQQPGCYTMVEVPVIDLLPGDREEWIGHLV
- a CDS encoding DUF3857 domain-containing protein; this translates as MGKLFILCALLFQALSPVYSQQTDTDVINPSMKYGKPTMEELKMTTYAPDTAATAVVLYAKNNARYDLLNNDFRLVYTYEIKIKVLKSEGTSYADIIIPYYSKERAGGNMKENITQLDASAYNLEDGKIIRTKMKRDLVFEERLNKNYMQIKFSIPAVREGTVFEYKYQLNSDFYYSINHWEAQRSIPVIHTQYDITIPEYFLFNLDMRGSHSLNMKDQSESLSYTLHYQNGQVEQLLCSGRHLSFTGKQLPALRPDKYVWCADDYMSGVGFELRGINFPGSLYKSFTNTWETIDKMLLEDEDFGSLLKMRNPYRDEMAALALDKLTDRQDKIAAIYTFLKKKMSWNGQYRLYGSEVRKAIKNGTGNNADINFVLMSMLHDAQIPCYPAVMSRKTLGILPLSHPSIQKLNTFVVGIADTDSTFVFLDGSVTNGYINTLPPALMVDRARLLSKADGGNWIDLSQLGKNQIRSSIKAQIHPDGRITGTRQTGYTGQHAANFRRNYHTAKDSAEFITKLETEENIKVQTFSTTGVDAFSSIVKESLEFEKQANVNDNLIYINPMIFLHVSKCPFTQAERQLPLEMPYAEQIIQVTNLTIPEGYTVDELPAPLNAFTEDKQGFCRYLVHQNGNQLIITYSFSSNKLIYPISEYKLVKSFWELIAEKNNEILVLKKI
- a CDS encoding transglutaminase-like domain-containing protein; this encodes MKHPNQSNSIKHFIKKVPALSYVVFCLSLLATPARAQDTMKDANSVVTDARTEILCKSMTQSLEKESRTITILNRKGLEDAAFYCGCDMFRSLQKFSGEIINASGQTVRKIKKSDLQKSEYSSSLTTDDYFYYYECNYPSFPFTVKYEWEMKCNNGLIGYSTFVPQTSFNQGVEKAAYRIELPAGQGCRYRELNTQGKGIEAKESTGPEGQQVIEVTAHQLSPILREPFGPSSAELFPRVYFAPSAFKYDKSEGDLSTWQKYGEWQYQLLDGRDQLTDPFRAKLHELTAHCSTDREKVKAVYNYLAKTTRYVSIQLGIGGLQPIAAADVCRTGFGDCKGLSNYTRAMLKELGIPSTYTVISTTNERLLPDYSSANQMNHVILQVPLPQDTLWLECTNPQLPFGYVHQSIAGHDALLIEPEGGRIHRLPTYPDSLNTQCIVADVTLSPTAEAKISVNEVSRLFQYEDEAGIVYLQPNKQKDRIRADINLSQADILNLQIKECKETAPSITFDYSVNSNQYGHKTGNRLFVPANIFRKGFSVPSVTKRTYPIHINYGYSDTDSIRIRLPEGYAIEGLPKPIDVTSKFGSFHSSVEVKDKEIHIVHRLFMPKGIYAPDEYETFIGFRKLVAGQYGGKIILKKE
- the trhA gene encoding PAQR family membrane homeostasis protein TrhA, whose translation is MENKRYNNIEEWANTLSHGVGILLGVVAGYFLLEKASVNVEAQWAVPCVIVYLAGMLSSYVSSTWYHGSRPGRVKELLRKFDHGAIYLHIAGTYTPFTLLILRHAGGWGWGIFSFVWLSAVVGFILSFKKLKEHSNLETVCYVGMGASILVALKPLLDQLEMAGAAPAFWWLIGGGVSYIVGAVFYSLRKPYMHATFHLFCLGGSIGHIIAIWLIL
- a CDS encoding GNAT family N-acetyltransferase, which codes for MEHSIDFWELLKQGKVTVTHLNTDYEFKSFNCGNTDLNDFLFADSKIYLKYLRYTTTLLETENRIIAYYSLANDLLKISDRQDFADEMEGCRDKIEFDFWERFLNQKMYPAAKIGRLAVDKDFQDQGIGTFLIRSLVQSFIRKNKTGCQFITVDAINDNTQRTIKFYENNGFKYLTMNDVNRESRQMYKSLLEYI
- the rpiA gene encoding ribose 5-phosphate isomerase A, producing MDWENYLIKQLQWSDTIINREAKEHVAREIAAIAKNGETIGAGSGSTVYLTLFELARRIREEHLHIEVIPASKEISMTCIQLGIPQTTLWNKRPDWTFDGADEVDPQQNLIKGRGGAMFKEKLLIRSSRKTFIIIDPGKRVDRLGSKFPVPVEIFPDSLAYAESELQRLGASEIILRPAHGKDGPIFTENGNFILDTRFSSIDDSLEERLKKITGVIESGLFIGYDIEVIVAK